Proteins from one Pseudostreptobacillus hongkongensis genomic window:
- a CDS encoding alpha/beta hydrolase, translating into MKKFLKWIIGTSIVLILALGFVGNYFFNFALNNEVPKTRVNGQDDDGIKDPRKEINIKWFEDNKNSIDMISDVTGHKLVGYEIKNDKSDKWIIVVHGFSESAKGVATFAKGFYDRGYNVFLPDLNAHGQSEGKYLTMGGFDGKDLKQWVELISKKYNNPDIMLFGVSMGAATVMNSLDENLPFNVKGFIEDSGYLSLNEEFSGQLKKLFKLPSFPIIPAASVVTKIRAGYFLGDVNATKALKETKLPALVMHGEDDTFVPVIHGQKIYDLISSPKELHIFKGAKHVKAEKLYTDEYWGYVDNFLNKYFK; encoded by the coding sequence ATGAAGAAATTTTTAAAATGGATAATTGGTACATCGATAGTTTTAATTTTAGCTCTAGGATTTGTTGGAAACTATTTTTTCAATTTTGCCTTAAATAATGAAGTTCCTAAAACTCGTGTTAATGGTCAGGATGATGATGGAATAAAAGATCCTAGAAAAGAAATAAATATTAAATGGTTTGAAGATAATAAAAATTCTATTGATATGATATCTGATGTTACAGGACATAAACTGGTTGGATATGAAATAAAAAATGATAAAAGTGATAAGTGGATAATAGTAGTACATGGATTTTCAGAAAGTGCAAAAGGAGTAGCAACTTTTGCTAAAGGTTTTTATGACAGAGGATATAATGTATTTTTACCTGATTTAAATGCACATGGTCAAAGTGAAGGTAAATATTTGACTATGGGAGGTTTTGATGGAAAAGATTTAAAACAATGGGTAGAGTTAATTTCAAAAAAATACAATAATCCAGATATTATGCTTTTTGGTGTTAGTATGGGTGCTGCAACTGTTATGAATAGTTTAGATGAAAATCTACCTTTTAATGTTAAAGGATTTATAGAAGATAGTGGATACTTAAGTTTAAATGAAGAATTTTCAGGACAACTTAAAAAGTTATTTAAATTACCATCATTTCCTATAATACCTGCAGCAAGTGTTGTTACAAAAATAAGGGCAGGCTATTTCTTAGGAGATGTAAATGCAACTAAGGCATTAAAAGAAACAAAACTACCGGCTTTAGTAATGCATGGTGAAGATGATACATTTGTTCCTGTTATTCATGGGCAAAAAATATATGATTTAATTTCTTCGCCTAAAGAATTACATATATTTAAAGGTGCTAAACATGTTAAGGCAGAAAAACTTTATACTGATGAATATTGGGGATATGTAGATAACTTTTTAAATAAATATTTTAAATAA
- a CDS encoding nucleotidyltransferase family protein: MKNKVFGVVAEFNPFHNGHKYQVEKIRQLGADVLIAVVSGDFVQRGEVSLLSKFDKAELAILNGYDIVVELPAYYAIQNADIFSEFSTKILEVMKVDYQVFGIEENDISDIEKIIEIQNKEEYINKLLEYQKEGYSYIKSHELVLSEYNLSDKYKSNNILAISYIRSILRNKMNMRYIGIKRKSVDYNSDYSLENMASASYIRNNIYDEKIKKFIPSNTFDILYKNVNDIKSANKEIFKIFKYIINVKSKKEIIKVYDFNDTIYNRVIRYINKSKDFDEFISQIVTRNISKNRVKRLILNVLLDISRDDISIDNNIEYVRVLSMNEKGAKYIKSLNDDKIYVNWKDIEKNIQGKKIKLEKNSFILSSLLLNKNEKLNVKYIK, translated from the coding sequence TTGAAAAATAAGGTATTTGGAGTAGTTGCAGAATTTAATCCTTTTCATAATGGTCATAAATATCAGGTAGAAAAAATTAGACAATTAGGTGCAGATGTACTAATAGCTGTAGTTAGTGGAGATTTTGTACAAAGGGGAGAGGTTTCTTTGCTTTCAAAATTTGATAAGGCAGAACTTGCTATATTAAATGGATATGATATAGTTGTGGAATTGCCAGCTTACTATGCTATACAAAATGCAGATATATTTTCTGAATTTTCTACCAAAATATTAGAAGTTATGAAAGTTGACTATCAAGTTTTTGGTATAGAAGAAAATGATATATCAGATATTGAAAAAATAATTGAAATACAAAATAAAGAAGAATATATTAATAAACTATTAGAATATCAAAAAGAAGGATATAGCTATATTAAATCACATGAACTAGTTTTAAGTGAGTATAATTTATCTGATAAATATAAATCAAATAATATATTAGCTATTTCATATATTAGAAGTATATTAAGAAATAAGATGAATATGAGATATATAGGTATAAAAAGAAAAAGTGTAGACTATAATAGTGATTATAGTTTAGAAAATATGGCATCTGCATCATACATTAGAAATAATATATATGATGAAAAAATTAAAAAATTTATCCCGAGCAATACTTTTGACATTTTATATAAAAATGTAAATGATATAAAAAGCGCAAATAAAGAGATTTTTAAAATATTCAAGTATATTATCAATGTTAAATCAAAGAAAGAAATAATAAAAGTATATGATTTTAATGATACCATTTATAATAGGGTGATTAGATATATAAATAAATCAAAGGATTTTGATGAGTTTATATCTCAGATTGTAACTCGTAATATCAGTAAAAATAGAGTTAAAAGATTAATTTTAAACGTTTTGCTGGATATATCAAGAGATGATATTTCTATAGATAATAATATAGAATATGTAAGAGTATTAAGTATGAATGAAAAGGGAGCTAAATATATTAAAAGTTTAAATGATGATAAAATTTATGTTAATTGGAAAGACATTGAAAAGAATATACAAGGTAAGAAAATTAAACTTGAAAAAAATTCATTTATTCTTTCTAGTTTACTTTTAAATAAAAATGAAAAATTAAATGTAAAGTATATAAAGTGA
- a CDS encoding alpha/beta hydrolase: MFSITQMYIDKIEKYPKETLEDSLKFVMKSKNRFICGKYSPAVFDIPFYEIDFKSDGLNLYGWYLPVKGAQKTMVISHGRKNNRIFTLKFLQLFKDMQLNEKYNIFLPDLRNSGKSDEARTAFGYYFSRDIKNAVLMLNEKYGTKNFVLYGFSQGGMGSAIVPYMYKEELRNKEITIEKLILDSPVSNVKKLLDEYSTIGGVRLPYIFTEYVQKIFNGRIDNKLYDLKLSKLLGVVPTLILQSEKDVVTPYNMIKEEYEIIKEKSKNDNNIIKPEFKAFRKGQHVRIYLQYKWEYTSTIQNFLNY; this comes from the coding sequence ATGTTTAGTATAACACAAATGTATATAGATAAAATAGAAAAATACCCTAAAGAAACTCTTGAAGATTCTTTAAAATTTGTTATGAAAAGTAAAAATAGATTTATATGTGGTAAATATTCACCTGCTGTTTTTGATATACCTTTTTATGAAATAGATTTTAAATCAGATGGTTTAAATCTATATGGTTGGTATCTTCCTGTAAAAGGTGCCCAAAAGACTATGGTAATATCTCATGGGAGAAAAAATAACAGAATATTTACACTTAAATTTCTTCAATTATTTAAGGATATGCAACTTAATGAGAAATATAATATATTTTTACCAGATTTAAGAAATTCTGGTAAATCAGATGAGGCAAGGACTGCTTTTGGCTATTATTTTTCAAGAGATATTAAAAATGCAGTATTAATGTTAAATGAAAAATACGGGACTAAAAATTTTGTGTTATATGGTTTTTCTCAAGGTGGTATGGGATCTGCTATAGTTCCATATATGTATAAAGAAGAATTAAGAAATAAGGAGATAACTATAGAAAAACTAATATTAGATTCGCCAGTATCTAATGTGAAAAAATTACTTGATGAATATTCCACTATAGGTGGGGTAAGACTTCCATATATATTTACAGAATATGTTCAAAAAATATTTAATGGTAGAATTGATAATAAATTATATGATTTAAAACTCTCAAAATTATTAGGTGTAGTTCCTACATTAATATTACAATCAGAAAAAGATGTTGTAACTCCATATAATATGATAAAAGAAGAATATGAAATAATAAAGGAAAAAAGTAAAAATGATAATAATATTATAAAACCTGAATTTAAAGCATTTAGAAAAGGACAGCATGTTAGAATATATTTACAATATAAATGGGAATATACTTCTACCATACAAAATTTTTTGAATTATTAG
- a CDS encoding MFS transporter, protein MSKKLSKSSYWFYGIGVAYFILDQVFNQWVQYFYLPPEKAIQDYGITSLLQPKYLVIAFIVMRLVDAIADPAVGYLSDNSKSKFGRRSIFMLIGIIPLAISMVLFFYPIGSSPILITAYLAVIGSIYFTAYTLVGGPYNALVADLGSNKEERLKLSTVQSIFRLIFTAIPLVFSTKILTWLISKNGSFNESMRIMVIGFSVISAILVLISIFGLKESQISSLPEEKEQVKFMDSIAFLKKKEIMLYFLGFFFFFSGFNIIRNSVIFYVVQVLGKTEGFAMIPTAILFLIAAVFFPVTQYWCKKYDYRTIMLLDLVLIIVGTLGLVFLGSSNMIIFYLMFIIIGIGVSGSAFIFPPAMLSEISNNISEKYKVRIEGMMFGIQGLFLKLALLVQLVSTTLLLTLGSKVGGTTTLGVNVTLILAVVFLIISYICYYLKKNKI, encoded by the coding sequence ATGAGTAAAAAACTAAGTAAAAGTTCATACTGGTTTTATGGTATCGGAGTAGCATATTTTATACTAGACCAGGTATTTAACCAATGGGTTCAGTACTTCTACCTACCACCAGAAAAAGCAATTCAGGATTATGGAATAACATCTTTATTACAACCTAAATATCTTGTTATAGCTTTTATTGTAATGAGACTTGTTGATGCAATAGCAGATCCTGCTGTTGGATATTTATCGGATAATTCTAAATCTAAATTTGGAAGAAGGTCTATATTTATGCTAATAGGTATAATACCTCTAGCAATTTCTATGGTATTGTTCTTTTATCCAATAGGCTCATCACCTATTTTAATAACAGCTTATTTAGCAGTAATAGGAAGTATATATTTTACTGCCTATACTTTAGTAGGAGGTCCATATAATGCTCTTGTTGCTGATTTGGGTTCAAATAAAGAAGAAAGACTAAAATTATCTACAGTACAATCGATATTTAGACTTATTTTTACTGCAATTCCATTAGTATTTAGTACAAAAATATTAACTTGGTTAATAAGTAAAAATGGAAGCTTTAATGAATCTATGAGAATAATGGTTATAGGATTTTCTGTAATAAGTGCAATACTTGTTTTAATTTCTATATTTGGATTAAAAGAATCTCAAATTTCTTCTCTTCCAGAAGAAAAAGAACAAGTTAAATTTATGGATTCGATTGCATTTCTTAAGAAGAAAGAAATAATGCTATATTTCTTAGGATTTTTCTTCTTTTTCTCAGGATTTAATATTATTAGAAACTCTGTAATATTCTATGTTGTACAAGTTTTAGGTAAGACAGAGGGATTTGCTATGATACCAACTGCAATATTATTCTTAATTGCAGCAGTATTTTTCCCAGTTACGCAATATTGGTGTAAAAAATATGATTATAGAACAATAATGCTTTTAGATCTAGTTTTAATTATAGTAGGAACATTAGGTTTAGTATTCTTAGGAAGTAGTAATATGATAATATTTTACTTGATGTTTATAATAATAGGTATAGGAGTAAGTGGATCAGCGTTTATATTCCCACCTGCTATGCTTAGTGAAATATCTAATAATATATCAGAAAAGTATAAAGTTAGAATAGAAGGTATGATGTTTGGTATACAAGGATTATTCTTGAAACTTGCATTGCTTGTTCAACTTGTATCAACTACTTTATTATTAACACTAGGTTCAAAAGTTGGAGGAACTACTACTCTTGGAGTAAATGTTACGTTAATTCTTGCGGTAGTATTCTTAATAATATCGTATATATGTTATTATCTTAAAAAAAATAAAATATAA
- a CDS encoding transketolase has product MEILELKEISKKIRRNIVEMIYHAKSGHPGGSLSIADILAVLYFEELNVDPKNPRDPKRDRLVLSKGHAAPAVYSVLMEKGYIEKSLITELRKFGSPLQGHPDLKKLPGIDMSTGSLGQGLSAAQGMAISAKLSNAPYRVYAILGDGELQEGQVWEAFMSAAHFNLDNLVAIVDSNDLQIDGNVSKVMPVEPLTDKFKAFNWHVINIDGHDFEQIRKALEEARNTKGKPTVIIAKTHKGKGVSFMEDNGGWHGKAPSLEEFEKAMEELK; this is encoded by the coding sequence ATGGAAATTTTAGAATTAAAAGAAATTTCAAAAAAAATTAGAAGAAATATTGTGGAAATGATATATCACGCAAAATCAGGACATCCAGGAGGATCTTTATCTATAGCAGATATTTTGGCTGTTCTATATTTTGAAGAATTAAATGTAGATCCTAAAAATCCAAGAGATCCTAAAAGAGATAGATTAGTTTTAAGTAAAGGACATGCAGCTCCTGCAGTTTATTCTGTATTGATGGAAAAAGGATATATTGAAAAATCTCTTATTACAGAATTAAGAAAATTTGGGTCACCTTTACAAGGACATCCAGATTTAAAGAAATTACCTGGTATTGATATGTCTACTGGATCTTTAGGTCAAGGTTTATCAGCGGCACAAGGTATGGCAATTTCAGCTAAACTTTCTAATGCTCCATATAGAGTATATGCAATTTTAGGAGATGGAGAATTACAAGAAGGACAAGTTTGGGAAGCGTTTATGTCAGCTGCTCACTTTAATTTAGATAATTTAGTAGCAATAGTTGATTCAAATGATTTACAAATAGATGGAAATGTTTCAAAAGTTATGCCTGTTGAACCTTTAACTGATAAGTTTAAAGCATTTAATTGGCATGTAATAAATATAGACGGACATGATTTTGAACAAATTAGAAAAGCTTTAGAAGAGGCTCGTAATACTAAGGGTAAACCTACAGTAATTATTGCTAAAACTCATAAAGGTAAAGGTGTTTCATTCATGGAAGATAATGGTGGATGGCATGGTAAAGCACCAAGTCTTGAAGAATTTGAAAAAGCTATGGAAGAATTGAAATAG
- a CDS encoding transketolase family protein, translated as MRMKATRQAYGEALVKLGKENKDVVVLEADLSKSTMTTFFQKEFPERHINVGIAEANLIGTAAGMATTGKIPFASTFAMFAAGRAFDQIRNSVAYPKLNVKICPTHAGISLGEDGGSHQSVEDIALMRAIPGMVILQPADATETEKIIFAAAKYEGPVYVRLGRLPVADIYNEGYNFEIGKASTLTEGNDVAIIATGLLVGEALKAAETLKEKGVNVRVINMSTIKPLDEETVLKAAKECKLVITSEEHSIIGGLGSAVSEFLSSNHPVKVIRHGINDVFGQSADGNVMLDKYGLRASSLVELVLKNI; from the coding sequence ATTAGAATGAAAGCAACTAGACAAGCATATGGAGAAGCATTAGTTAAATTAGGAAAAGAAAATAAGGATGTAGTTGTATTAGAAGCAGATTTATCAAAATCTACTATGACAACTTTCTTCCAAAAAGAATTCCCTGAAAGACATATAAATGTAGGGATAGCAGAAGCGAATTTAATAGGAACAGCAGCAGGTATGGCAACTACAGGTAAAATACCATTTGCATCAACGTTTGCAATGTTTGCTGCAGGACGTGCATTTGATCAAATTAGAAACTCAGTTGCATATCCAAAATTAAATGTTAAAATATGCCCAACACATGCAGGAATATCACTTGGTGAAGATGGTGGATCACACCAATCAGTAGAAGATATAGCTTTAATGAGAGCTATACCAGGTATGGTTATTTTACAACCAGCAGATGCTACTGAAACTGAAAAGATAATATTTGCTGCTGCTAAATATGAAGGGCCTGTATATGTTAGACTTGGAAGATTACCAGTTGCAGATATATATAACGAGGGATATAATTTTGAAATAGGTAAAGCAAGTACTTTAACAGAAGGTAATGATGTTGCTATAATAGCTACTGGACTTTTAGTTGGTGAGGCATTAAAAGCTGCAGAAACTTTAAAAGAAAAAGGTGTAAATGTTAGAGTAATTAATATGTCAACTATTAAACCACTTGATGAAGAAACTGTCTTAAAAGCAGCTAAAGAATGTAAATTAGTAATAACTAGTGAAGAACATTCAATAATAGGTGGTCTTGGAAGTGCTGTATCTGAGTTCTTATCATCAAATCACCCAGTTAAAGTTATTAGACATGGAATTAATGATGTGTTTGGACAAAGTGCAGATGGAAATGTTATGTTGGATAAATATGGTTTAAGAGCTTCAAGCTTAGTTGAGTTGGTTCTTAAAAATATTTAG